In Hemiscyllium ocellatum isolate sHemOce1 chromosome 2, sHemOce1.pat.X.cur, whole genome shotgun sequence, a single window of DNA contains:
- the LOC132828385 gene encoding transcription factor atf-2-like gives MVMYGMATASSVLPYPRRMAPLARRSREFTPEELKDAVYWERRRRNNEAARRSRQKRRRRELVLEQRLLELLEENCRLRAHLVALRLPSAPHSDKQPDTGATQQARNSGEPAWLRSLPHKLRLKISSPGGRNASLQGSQSGFAQEAQHSSLAEPRC, from the coding sequence atggtgatgTATGGAATGGCCACGGCATCGAGTGTCCTTCCTTATCCGCGAAGAATGGCTCCTCTTGCCCGCCGGAGCCGCGAGTTCACCCCGGAAGAGCTGAAGGACGCGGTTTACTGGGAGCGGAGACGCCGGAACAACGAGGCGGCGCGCAGGTCGCGCCAGAAGCGGCGCCGCCGGGAGTTAGTGTTGGAGCAGCGGCTGTTGGAGTTACTGGAAGAGAACTGCCGGCTCCGGGCTCACCTGGTGGCGTTGCGCCTGCCGTCAGCCCCCCACAGTGACAAGCAGCCGGATACAGGCGCTACTCAGCAAGCTAGGAACAGCGGTGAGCCAGCCTGGCTGAGGAGTTTACCGCACAAACTCCGTCTGAAAATCTCCTCCCCTGGCGGCAGGAACGCCAGTTTGCAGGGCTCGCAATCTGGCTTCGCTCAGGAGGCGCAGCACTCCTCCCTAGCTGAACCGCGCTGTTAA